The following are encoded in a window of Castanea sativa cultivar Marrone di Chiusa Pesio chromosome 5, ASM4071231v1 genomic DNA:
- the LOC142636476 gene encoding magnesium-chelatase subunit ChlI, chloroplastic isoform X1 has translation MASVLGSSSTAILSSRPLSSRTSKPSISSLTLSPGQSSGKKFYGGIGIRGKRGRSQFHVAVTNVATDINSVDQDCELHDLKPQKVAAKESQRPVYPFPAIVGQDEMKLCLLLNVIDPKIGGVMIMGDRGTGKSTTVRSLVDLLPEIKVVSGDPFNSDPEDPESMGVEVRESIMKGEKLSVVMTKINMVDLPLGATEDRVCGTIDIEKALTEGVKAFEPGLLAKANRGILYVDEVNLLDDHLVDVLLDSAASGWNTVEREGISISHPARFILIGSGNPEEGELRPQLLDRFGMHAQVGTVRDAELRVKIVEERARFDKNPKEFRDSYKAEQEKLQEQIGSARRSLSSVQIDHDLKVKISKVCAELNVDGLRGDIVTNRAAKALAALKGRDNVTTEDIATVIPNCLRHRLRKDPLESIDSGLLVIEKFYEVFS, from the exons ATGGCGTCGGTACTAGGATCTTCCTCAACTGCAATCTTGTCTTCCAGGCCCCTCTCTTCTCGGACCTCCAAGCCTTCCATTTCCTCTCTCACTTTATCTCCAG GGCAGAGTAGTGGGAAGAAGTTTTATGGAGGAATTGGGATTCGTGGTAAGAGGGGGAGGTCTCAGTTCCATGTTGCAGTTACCAATGTTGCAACTGATATCAACTCTGTTGACCAG GATTGTGAACTTCATGATTTAAAGCCCCAGAAGGTTGCTGCAAAGGAAAGCCAGAGGCCAGTGTATCCATTTCCTGCTATTGTTGGACAGGATGAAATGAAACTATGCCTTCTGCTAAATGTGATTGATCCCAAGATTGGAGGTGTCATGATCATGGGGGATAGGGGAACAGGGAAATCCACAACTGTTAGGTCCTTAGTTGATTTGCTTCCTGAAATCAAGGTAGTATCTGGTGACCCATTTAATTCAGATCCAGAAGATCCAGAGTCCATGGGCGTGGAAGTCAGAGAAAGCATTATGAAAGGAGAGAAGCTATCTGTTGTCATGACCAAAATCAACATGGTTGATTTGCCATTGGGTGCTACGGAAGATAGGGTCTGTGGGACAATTGACATTGAGAAAGCCCTTACTGAGGGTGTCAAGGCATTTGAGCCTGGTCTTCTAGCTAAAGCTAATAGAGGAATTCTTTATGTAGATGAAGTAAATCTTTTGGATGATCACTTGGTGGACGTTTTATTGGATTCAGCTGCCTCAGGTTGGAATACAGTGGAAAGAGAGGGTATTTCAATTTCACATCCTGCTCGGTTTATTCTCATTGGCTCAGGTAATCCGGAAGAAGGGGAGCTAAGGCCACAGCTTCTTGATCGGTTTGGAATGCATGCACAAGTGGGGACTGTCAGGGATGCAGAGCTGAGAGTCAAGATTGTGGAGGAGAGAGCTCGTTTTGACAAAAATCCCAAGGAATTCAGGGATTCTTACAAGGCTGAGCAAGAAAAGCTCCAAGAACAAATTGGCTCAGCTAGAAGATCACTTTCTTCTGTTCAGATTGATCATGATCTCAAGGTGAAAATATCCAAGGTTTGTGCAGAATTGAATGTTGATGGGTTGAGAGGAGACATTGTGACAAATAGAGCTGCAAAAGCTCTCGCTGCTCTAAAGGGAAGAGATAATGTTACCACAGAGGATATTGCAACTGTAATTCCTAACTGCTTAAGACACCGCCTTCGAAAGGATCCCTTGGAGTCAATTGACTCAGGTTTACTAGTCATTGAAAAATTTTACGAGGTGTTTAGCTGA
- the LOC142634262 gene encoding nudix hydrolase 15, mitochondrial-like, translating to MGSTSNSNSLGKVLERLETLAQQYRLHKPSPLPVPDGTNSTQRTLGSNKRAAVLVCLFQDPYGDLRVILTKRASTLSTHSGEVSLPGGKREEGDADDVQTALREAKEEIGLDPSLVNVVTVLEPFVTKIGLTVVPVLGILSDMKAFSPCPNAAEVEAIFDAPIEMFLKDENRREEEREWMGVKYLLHYFDYEAETEKYVIWALTAGILIEAASFVFERPPAFLEKRPNFWNRATNSNTTTT from the exons atgggTTCAACTTCCAATTCCAACAGCCTCGGAAAAGTGTTAGAGAGGCTTGAAACTCTAGCTCAACAATACCGACTTCACAAACCTAGTCCACTTCCAGTTCCCGATGGTACCAACTCGACACAACGCACTTTGGGATCCAATAAGAGAGCAGCAGTTCTGGTATGCCTCTTCCAAGATCCCTATGGAGATCTTCGTGTCATCCTCACCAAGCGAGCTTCTACTCTCTCTACGCACTCTG GTGAGGTTTCGTTGCCCGGTGGGAAAAGAGAGGAAGGTGATGCTGATGATGTACAGACGGCATTAAGGGAGGCTAAGGAGGAGATCGGCTTGGACCCTTCCCTTGTCAATGTTGTCACTGTTCTTGAACCATTTGTCACTAAG ATTGGTTTGACAGTAGTTCCTGTGCTTGGCATACTCTCTGATATGAAAGCATTCAGTCCATGTCCAAATGCTGCTGAAGTGGAGGCAATATTCGATGCTCCCATAGAAATGTTTCTCAAG GATGAGAATAGGagagaagaggagagagaatggATGGGAGTTAAGTATCTTCTGCATTACTTCGATTATGAAGCAGAGACTGAGAAGTATGTGATATGGGCTCTAACTGCTGGAATCTTGATTGAGGCAGCATCATTTGTCTTCGAGCGGCCACCAGCATTTCTAGAGAAGAGGCCAAATTTCTGGAATAGAGCTACTAACAGCAATACTACTACAACATAG
- the LOC142636476 gene encoding magnesium-chelatase subunit ChlI, chloroplastic isoform X2, whose translation MASVLGSSSTAILSSRPLSSRTSKPSISSLTLSPGQSSGKKFYGGIGIRGKRGRSQFHVAVTNVATDINSVDQPQKVAAKESQRPVYPFPAIVGQDEMKLCLLLNVIDPKIGGVMIMGDRGTGKSTTVRSLVDLLPEIKVVSGDPFNSDPEDPESMGVEVRESIMKGEKLSVVMTKINMVDLPLGATEDRVCGTIDIEKALTEGVKAFEPGLLAKANRGILYVDEVNLLDDHLVDVLLDSAASGWNTVEREGISISHPARFILIGSGNPEEGELRPQLLDRFGMHAQVGTVRDAELRVKIVEERARFDKNPKEFRDSYKAEQEKLQEQIGSARRSLSSVQIDHDLKVKISKVCAELNVDGLRGDIVTNRAAKALAALKGRDNVTTEDIATVIPNCLRHRLRKDPLESIDSGLLVIEKFYEVFS comes from the exons ATGGCGTCGGTACTAGGATCTTCCTCAACTGCAATCTTGTCTTCCAGGCCCCTCTCTTCTCGGACCTCCAAGCCTTCCATTTCCTCTCTCACTTTATCTCCAG GGCAGAGTAGTGGGAAGAAGTTTTATGGAGGAATTGGGATTCGTGGTAAGAGGGGGAGGTCTCAGTTCCATGTTGCAGTTACCAATGTTGCAACTGATATCAACTCTGTTGACCAG CCCCAGAAGGTTGCTGCAAAGGAAAGCCAGAGGCCAGTGTATCCATTTCCTGCTATTGTTGGACAGGATGAAATGAAACTATGCCTTCTGCTAAATGTGATTGATCCCAAGATTGGAGGTGTCATGATCATGGGGGATAGGGGAACAGGGAAATCCACAACTGTTAGGTCCTTAGTTGATTTGCTTCCTGAAATCAAGGTAGTATCTGGTGACCCATTTAATTCAGATCCAGAAGATCCAGAGTCCATGGGCGTGGAAGTCAGAGAAAGCATTATGAAAGGAGAGAAGCTATCTGTTGTCATGACCAAAATCAACATGGTTGATTTGCCATTGGGTGCTACGGAAGATAGGGTCTGTGGGACAATTGACATTGAGAAAGCCCTTACTGAGGGTGTCAAGGCATTTGAGCCTGGTCTTCTAGCTAAAGCTAATAGAGGAATTCTTTATGTAGATGAAGTAAATCTTTTGGATGATCACTTGGTGGACGTTTTATTGGATTCAGCTGCCTCAGGTTGGAATACAGTGGAAAGAGAGGGTATTTCAATTTCACATCCTGCTCGGTTTATTCTCATTGGCTCAGGTAATCCGGAAGAAGGGGAGCTAAGGCCACAGCTTCTTGATCGGTTTGGAATGCATGCACAAGTGGGGACTGTCAGGGATGCAGAGCTGAGAGTCAAGATTGTGGAGGAGAGAGCTCGTTTTGACAAAAATCCCAAGGAATTCAGGGATTCTTACAAGGCTGAGCAAGAAAAGCTCCAAGAACAAATTGGCTCAGCTAGAAGATCACTTTCTTCTGTTCAGATTGATCATGATCTCAAGGTGAAAATATCCAAGGTTTGTGCAGAATTGAATGTTGATGGGTTGAGAGGAGACATTGTGACAAATAGAGCTGCAAAAGCTCTCGCTGCTCTAAAGGGAAGAGATAATGTTACCACAGAGGATATTGCAACTGTAATTCCTAACTGCTTAAGACACCGCCTTCGAAAGGATCCCTTGGAGTCAATTGACTCAGGTTTACTAGTCATTGAAAAATTTTACGAGGTGTTTAGCTGA
- the LOC142635253 gene encoding uncharacterized protein LOC142635253, protein MDEATSTKSSPSSNEGVPNDEAPLWQYVTKIEKPSGSTIKSGGNTHFKCNYYGNIYLGSYSRVKAHLLRIVNKGIKVCPSVTPSHRLEMQQMHDQVENDKLERERRKQIPLPPPPLSRGPIGSIPSFRTQEESDSTNPFDGNKRRKVVNPTVEKLFQNNARHELDSQIARMFYTGGISFNFARNPYYCSSYSYAATHSILGYIPPGYNALRTTLLQREKAHVDRLLKPIKDFWVENGVSIVSDGWSDPQRRPLINIMAVSDGGPVFIKEIDGSGEFKDKHYIAGVLRDAIKEIGHEKVVQVITDNANVMKSAGALIEVADTRFASVVIMLKRLKLIKRCLQAMAISEQWASYREDDVGKAQKVKEMILSDLWWDKVDYILEFTAPIYDMIRVADTDKPCLHLVYEM, encoded by the exons aTGGATGAAGCTACTAGCACAAAAAGTTCACCTTCATCTAATGAAGGAGTGCCAAATGATGAAGCTCCTCTTTGGCAGTAtgtgactaaaatagaaaaaccatcTGGTTCTACTATTAAATCAGGTGGAAACACACACTTTAAGTGCAACTATTATGGTAATATTTATTTGGGATCCTATTCTAGGGTTAAGGCTCATTTATTAAGAATTGTTAATAAAGGTATTAAAGTATGCCCTAGTGTGACACCGAGCCATAGGTTGGAAATGCAGCAAATGCATGATCAAGTTGAGAATGATAAGTTAGAAAGAGAACGGAGAAAACAAATTCCCTTACCCCCACCTCCCCTAAGCCGTGGGCCTATTGGGAGTATTCCCTCATTTCGAACACAAGAAGAGAGTGATAGTACAAATCCCTTTGATGGTAATAAGAGGAGGAAGGTTGTGAATCCTACGGTGGAGAAATTATTccagaataatgctagacatgaaTTGGATAGTCAAATTGCTAGGATGTTTTACACCGGTGGGATTTCATTTAACTTTGCAAGGAACCCATATTATTGTAGTTCTTATTCATATGCCGCTACTCATAGCATTCTAGGTTATATTCCTCCTGGATACAATGCTTTGagaacaacacttttgcaaagagaaaaagctcATGTTGATAgacttttgaaaccaattaaggaCTTTTGGGTTGAAAATGGTGTAAGTATAGTTTCTGATGGATGGTCAGATCCACAAAGGAggcctcttattaatattatggctGTATCAGATGGGGGTCCAGTGTTTATTAAGGAAATTGATGGGTCAGGTGAGTTCAAAGACAAACATTATATTGCTGGGGTGTTGAGGGATGCTATAAAAGAGATTGGACATGAAAAAGTTGTCCAAGTCATCACTGATAATGCTAATGTGATGAAATCTGCTGGAGCTCTTATTGAGG TTGCTGATACTAGATTTGCTTCAGTTGTTATAATGCTAAAaaggttgaagttgataaaaagatgcCTTCAAGCCATGGCTATTAGTGAGCAATGGGCTTCTTATAGGGAGGATGATGTTGGAAAAGCTCAAAAGGTGAAAGAGATGATTCTAAGTGATCTTTGGTGGGATAAGGTTGATTATATCCTTGAATTCACAGcacctatttatgatatgataCGAGTAGCTGACACTGATAAGCCTTGTCTTCATCTTGTGTATGAGATGTGA